A segment of the Asinibacterium sp. OR53 genome:
GATCACCTGGTAATCGCGGCTGTCTACTGCAAAGAACGGATCTGTAAGACCCTGGAAAACCGGTTCTTCTTTGCCATACGGCAGCATGTGCACGGGAAAGACCCCGAAGGCGGTGGACTTACGCTTGCAAACAGTGGCCAACTGGAAATACCGGCAGGCCAGTTGAAAGCTGTGGCAGATGAAGAATACTTTTTTCTTGGGAACATGAAGCGCTTCCAGGTTCCATTGCTCCATGCGTGCTATCCAGTCGAAATAACGCCGTTCCCATTCAGTGCCTTCGCTTTCCAAAGGAGAGCCGGGGCCGCCACTGGAAATATATACATCATAGGAGGTATCAGGTACAGCCAACTGTTGCCGCACGTCGAATTCATCGAATTCCACGTTGAGTTGTTTGAAATCGCCCCATTGGTTGATGATCTCCCTGATACAGCGCATTCCCTGGTTGGGCTCGCCCGCATAAAGGTCCAGGATGGCTATTCTTATATGTTCCCTGTTCTGCATGAAACCGCAAAAATAGACATATAATCTTACAAATAAGAGAGATTGGTTTTGGGTGTCAGGGTCAGCAAAGTATGATACATCAACTGAATGGTGCCCTCGATATCGCTCTTGTGCAGCATTTCCACGGTCGTGTGCATGTAGCGCAGGGGTATGGAGATGAGTACAGAGGGGCAACCATCATTGGCATAGGCGAAACTATCTGTATCGGTACCGGTGCTCCTGCTGAGGGTGCGGAACTGAACGGGTATTTTGTTTTTTTCAGCTACGTCTTCCACCACTTTCAGCAGTTTAT
Coding sequences within it:
- a CDS encoding type 1 glutamine amidotransferase, translated to MQNREHIRIAILDLYAGEPNQGMRCIREIINQWGDFKQLNVEFDEFDVRQQLAVPDTSYDVYISSGGPGSPLESEGTEWERRYFDWIARMEQWNLEALHVPKKKVFFICHSFQLACRYFQLATVCKRKSTAFGVFPVHMLPYGKEEPVFQGLTDPFFAVDSRDYQVIKPKREKLKAMGAHLLALEKIRPHVPFERAIMGIRFNEHFIGTQFHPEADAEGMHMYLLREDKKQTVIQNHGKAKWQSMVEQLQDPDKILRTHNHVLPNFLDLVLTAQQQAVVPA